The genomic DNA ATGGTATCTGCGTCCATGTTGCTGCTAAAATCACCAGTCATACTTTACGTATTTTTCTGCGTCTTCGTTTTGGTATTGACGTTCTTACTTTTGAACAGCATCCTCTGCCTTAATTCACATAAGGCGTTTAAAGTAATTTCTAACTCCCCCTTGCTCCCCGCTCCCTGCTCCCTTGCTTCTTCACTCCCCCTTGCTCCCCGCTCCCTGCTCCCTTGCTTCTTCACTCCCCCTTGCTCCCCGCTCCCTGCTCCCCTGCCTCTTCCCCCACTCCCCACTCCCTAAAAGTATGAGCATTACAGTCACAGGTACAATCGAACGCCGAGATATTGGTACTGGCGCTTGGGCGTTAGTCACAGATGAGGGTAATACTTACGAAATCCTCAGAGGTGCTGACAAAAACTTGCTCAAAGCCGGACAAACAGCAAAAGTTACAGGACAGGTACGCGAAGATGTCATGACCATGGCCATGATTGGCCCTGTCCTGGAAGTCAAATCATTTGAGGTAGTTTAACTATCCGCCGAATTGAGAACGTCTTGCAGACGAGTTCTAAACTCACCTTTGGGATGACCTCCTTTGACTTCACCTTTAATCTGAAATTCTCCTTCTGGAGATTCACAGATAATGTAAGTAGGCCATCCCATTTCTGATTTATCTGGATACTGAGACAACAAAACTTTTCTATACTTGCGATAACTAGCCGTATCTTGCATTTTCACATCGATAAATTGCAAACCCAGCTCTTCAGCCACCTTTTGGTCATAAAAGGACATTTTGTGGCAGATACCGCAGTCTTCTGAAGAAAATTTAATCACAGCTAAACTCATGAGGCTATGTGCATATAAGCTTTAGGGAGACTACCATATTCTCAAAAATCAACAATAAAATTCTAGAAAAAATTAATGCTTTCAGCAAATATCGGCGGAAATATTCCGTAGAATGAGTAGAGCAATCTGCTGGCATCAGCCCTGTGCGATCGCAAATCCCATTAAAGCCTTGTAAATTTGGGTTTCCTTGCGTCCAATCGTCCTAAGTTAAAGTTTTATTGCTTTATGTGATCAAAGCGGCACATTAGGGTAAGCAAATTCACCGTAAAGCCTGTCATTAAATGATCCCCAGGCTTGTTCAAGGGTCAAAGCTAGGCAACAAAAATCTAGATATTTACCCAAAAATTATGATAAGATAGATAAAACTACAATCAAGACATCTACAAAATGTAGTTTTGCAGAACAGCTAGGTTATAGCTTGTGCAAATCTTAGAAGTAATGCAAAAATGCAATACTGATTCGCTATCAGGCTAAAAGTGTTAGGGTGAAGTAACCTAGAAAGTGTGATACACACTTAAAGTATTTTCAAAACCTCATCGGTGCAGAGGTTGCTAACAAGGGTAGAAAAATTAGCATAATTTATAAACATATCTAGACAGTACTTTCTGTTTGGGCATATTATAGGAACAGCTAATTGCACTACTATCAACCAACATTTGATTGATACAGGATGCAAAAGCTTAATTGGTGTGATAACCTTGAAAGACTTGGCGAAAACCCAATTATTGAAAAAGTAATAACTTCAGTCCTTTGTTAATTCTTTAACAGTCTCTAACTGGGAATATCAGGTAAAACTGTGAAAACGGTAAGCTCTCAAGCGCTTGATATAGGCAGAACATAAACCGTTGAGTTCCATTTGTTCAGTCCTATCTATTTATTGGTAGTTTTGTACAGATTTTAGAACAGGTTTAAATTTAGATTTAGTCAACAAATTATGACAAAAGTTACAATAAAAAACTATCCAAAGTAGAATATTTTGATAATGTTGCGTTATAATGTTTGCCTAAGCATATACGAATGAGCCAAGGCTATCGGCAGAAGACTTTTCCAAAAAACTCCATCAAATCTTTGCCGGCTGTGGGAGTTAGTTATCAGGGTGCATCTACTAATTAAATGTTCTAAGGTTAAGCCCAGCTCTCCGGATAAATCTTTTCCAAGATTTGTTATTATTCTATTTGAATAAAAAAATCCCCTAGTGGTGGCAGCCAGCCAGGGGAGTTAGTTATCAGAGTGTATCTACCAATAAACTTTTCTAGGACTAAATCGTATGTTCCGGATAGAATTGTCACAATCGGGAATGTTGGTTATACCCAACATAAAAAAATCCCTCAGTGGTGGCGGTCTAGGGGAGTTAATTATCAGGACGCATTTATCAAGAATCGGTTTTTAGATTAAAGAGTTGATTTGGTTCTGGACAAAATTATCATTGATGATATGATGGTTGCTGTTCGCAGAATCCAAAAATCCCCTAGTGAGTGTTAGTCAGGCAGGGGAATTAATTATCAGGTTGCATCTACCAATTCAATCTTCGCGCTGCAACTACCATTCTCCGGAGAAAGTTATCATCATCAATGATGGTTAATGTTAACTAAAAAAAAATCCCCCAACAAGTGTTAGCCAGTCAGGGGAGTTAGTTATCAGGGTGCATCTACCAATTTAATCTTCGTGGCATATCTACCATTTCCCGGAGAAAATGCTCAGAAACTGTGAACTGCATAAAAAAATCCCCCAACAAGTGTTAGCCAGTCAGGGGAGTTAGTTATCAGGGTGCATCTACCAATTTAATCTTCGCAGCATATCTACCATTTCCCGGAGAAAATGCTCAGAAACTGTGAACTGCATAAAAAAATCCCCCAACGTGTGTTAGCCAGTCAGGGGAGTTAGTTATCAGGGTGCATCTACCAATTTAATCTTCGCAGCACATCTACCATCTCCCGGAGAAAATGATCAGAAACTGTGAACTGCATAAAAAAATCCCCCAACGGGTGTTAGCCAGTCAGGGGAGTTAGTTATCAGGGTGCATCTACCAATTTAATCTTCGTAGCACATCTACCATCCTCCGGAGAAAATGCTCAGAAATTTTGCACTGCACAAAAAAATCCCCCAACGGGTGTTAGCCAGTCAGGGGAGTTAGTTATCAGGGTGCATCTACTAATTTAATCTTCGCAGCACATCGACCATCCTCCGGAGAAAATGCTGAGAAATTTTTCAAGGCACAAAAAAATCCCCCAACAAGTGTTAGCCAGTCAGGGGAGTTAGTTATCAGGGTGCATCTACTAATTTAATCTTCGCAGCTCATCTACCATCCTCCGGAGAAAATGCTGAGAAATTTTTCAAGGCACAAAAAAATCCCCCAACAAGTGTTAGCCAGTCAGGGGAGTTAGTTATCAGGGTGCATCTACTAATTTAATCTTCGCAGCTCATCTACCATCCTCCGGAGAAAATGCTGAGAAATTGTGCAAGGCACAAAAAAATCCCCCAACAAGTGTTAGCCAGTCAGGGGAGTTAGTTATCAGGGTGCATCTACTAATTTAATCTTCGCGGCACATCTACTATCCTCCGGAGAAATTTATCATGATTATGGTTACTGTTTACCAAGCATAAAAATACCCCAACAGGTCTTAGCCAGCTAGGGGAGTTAATTATCAGGGTGCAATCTTCCAGAGTTAA from Nodularia sp. LEGE 06071 includes the following:
- a CDS encoding thioredoxin family protein, with amino-acid sequence MSLAVIKFSSEDCGICHKMSFYDQKVAEELGLQFIDVKMQDTASYRKYRKVLLSQYPDKSEMGWPTYIICESPEGEFQIKGEVKGGHPKGEFRTRLQDVLNSADS